The Bacteroidota bacterium sequence CATATTGCTTAATAGATTCTTTTTCAGAAGAAGTTAAGTTCCTAAGACTTGCTGCTGAAGCTTCCAATTCTTTTTTATACTCTAAGGGAGCTATACCTATTATCTTAAAAACTTTATCATCTAATGGAAGCCACAACACATATGCATACATGTTATCCTTTTTACTTTTTTCAGAAAAACTAACCAAATATCCTTTTCTGCCACTTATTTCCACATTCTTATTATCCGTGAGATAACTTCGGTATTTATCATCTATTTTATCAACAAACTCCATGCCTGCATCTTTGGGACTTAACCCCTGCCGTTCCAGGCTAAAAAACACCGCTGCTTTGCCATCAGCACTAAATGCGCCAATGTTGCTTGGCTGATTTTCAATATTCCATCGCGTAGGGAAATTTACATAAAAATTAAGGTCAGGGTGTAAAAACTCATTGCCGCGTATTACGCCCTTAGAAGGATCTATTCCAAATAAAACCCCATCAAATTCGTGTAAAAAATCACTCGATACGGGCTTTGTGTAATTTACTTTTATTTGCGCAGCATGTTTTTTTATGTTATTATTTCTATCCGGAGTATATGGATGATCTGCAAAATAACTTTCCTCTTCCTTATAACCGGTTGCCTCTTCAATAGCGGAACTCATCCGAGACAGGATCTCTGTTAAACGGTATGGGTTGTATCCGGCAGATGCTGCAAGAACAATACCTTCGTTATCAGCCTCTGTCTCGTATTTTCGACTGTACGATGCAAATAGTAAGGAATTTGATGTTTTTATTGGAGCATTAAATAATTCTCCCAAATCTCTATTAATAACACCTAAAAGTTCTCCTGGGATTTCAAGTAAACTTGGCAGTATCTTCTTCTTTAATTGTCGCACACTATGTCGATTATTTGAGTGTATTATTTCGTGTGCAAGAATACATGCGAGTTCATCCTCATTTTCTAATAGAGGAATTAGTCCTGTTGTTACATAAATATAGCCTCCTGGCAAAGCAAATGCATTGGGAGCAATATCCGGAACTAAATGAAACTGATATTCAAAAAGAGGCTCTTTAAGGTGAGAAACTAACTTATTACCCAGCTTATTCAAATAGATATTCATCGATTCATTGTCGTAAATCCCCATTTGCGCCTCTACCATCTTTGAGTTTTCCTCACCCAAATAACTATCCAGTTCTATCGACTGCCCATTTAGTGGTGTTTCAGAAATTAAACAAAACACAAAAATCAATACATTAATAACACGCTTAATCATAACTCAAATTTATTTTGGATTCAGAGAAAACTCATTTCTTAAAACATCGCCTGATTTAACTCTTGCTTTTTTCAATACAGCTACAAATTCTTTTGGCGATACACCGCTTTCATCTGACATATAATTTCTTTTTTGTAAAATATTGAATTGCTTACTTAGTTCCGGGTTATTCAATAACAACTTATTGAATTCATCGACTCCATAAGACATTTTCCAGTTGTTAAATACTGTATAGAATATTTTTATTTTTTTTTGCGAAGCATTTTCCAGAGTCTTAAATAAATACTCTTCGCTTTTTCTTCGTATTAGTTTTCTTTCTTCCTGCTTTTTATAAATTTTTGCTCCTAATTTAATTATACGGAATAAAAACAGAATAACAACCAGAAGTATCAGTACAAACTGCCATGGCTTTAATCCAAGTATCAAAAATTCTTTTTCTTCCTCTACCTCAACGGGCTGTATTTGCGACTTTAAAAAAGCATCCAAAGAATCCTGTACACTCTGTGCATAAGCCAGGTCTTTATTTAGTTCTACTTTTATTTTTCTTGCTTTTAAGTACTTAAAAGCTATTTTTTTTGTTCGGGGGTTAAAGAAATAGAACCTGATTTCAGGAAAGGTAAATTCTCCTTCCTCTGTGAGCAGATATTTTATCTTGTCGGTTCTGCTACCGTATATATTCTCTGTTTTTTTATTTTCATAAGTAGTAAAATCATCGGGATAGACAGATGCAAAATCCAAACTGTCCTGTTTAAATTCCGGAATAAAATTAGGTAAAGTACCATTGGCTCGCACACTAACCGATCTGATAATTACATCGCCTGTAGTTAGATTATTCAAAGGTTTATTCCACTTTTCAGAAACAGAAATAGAGTTGGCTGTCATATTCCACTCGTGTTCCTTTGCTTCTTGCGGTATATCTGCGACATTTATTTTTATCGAACGGGTTTTTATTCTTCGTTTTTGACCTTTGTAGCCTCCATCAGGTGGGGTAACTACATTAACTGTCAACTCCGGAAATTCTATTTCTCCATTCTTATAAGGAAACAGCAAAAAGAAGAACTCAACTCCTGAATATTTTTTATTCTTGACATTGGTTGATATTGCAGTGTTACGCTGATACGGAACCAAAAAAGCACCATCAATTTTAAGTTCTTCAAACTTTACCCCTTCCGTGAACCATGTTGATGTATAAACCTTTATCGTTACTTTAACACCCTGCCCTACATATACCTTTTTCGGAGACACCGATACTGTGGCAAAGGTGCTTTGGGCATCGATGTTTGTAACAAAGAAACTTAGGATTGTTAGTATGTATATTATTTTTTTCATCTCGCAAAGGCGCACTTTACAATCTCCGTTATTCCGACCTTGTGGAGGAATCTCGTGATATTCACTGCATTATTTCAATAAATTCCCAATTCTGATTTTTCATTCCAATCAACTTATCTTTCTTTTTTCTACTCCAGTTTTTCAATTGTTTTCCTCTTTCGATTACCTTATTTATATCTGTAAATTCTTCATAATAAAACAAATTATCGACATTATATTTTTTAGTAAAACTAGATCCTCCTCCTGATTTATGCTAACTTAAACGTTTAGCTAAATTACTTGTAACTCCAATATATAATACTGTTTCCCTATCGTTGGTTAATATGTAAATATAACTTAATTGCATTTTTTCTTATTTAAAACGAGATTCCTCGACTTCGCTAAATCTTCGCTCGGAATGACGGTAGTATATCACATTTTCCTTGCGTTGGCGCCTTTGCGAGATTACCAAATCTCCTCCCCCTGATCAACATTTTTATAATACTTCCTCTGTTGATACTGGAACTTCCTTTTCAGAAAAGTTTCCGGATCGGCACTAATTTTCCTGATCAGCATCTTTCTTGCATCCTGGTTCTGTTTCTTTTTATTATCGATTTCCATAGGCATATCTTCCGATTCTTTTGCTTTCCGAATGTTCGATTCAGTTTCATCGCTTAAACGATTTTCCATGTCTTTCGGTTTTTCTTTTACCTCCTGATTGGCATCGTCCAGGGATTCATCTTTATTTTTTGGCTTGCCTCTTCCTTTCTCATTAATCTTTTTCAGTGAATCAAGTCTTGCTTTGGGCAAATTGTCGTTCATCCAATTTTGCAGCAACTTTTCAGAATCTTTTGCCATAGTTAGTGTTGAATCCTTGGCATAAGCAGTTTCAAACGCCATCAATGCTTCGTTATAATTTCCGGCCTGCATGTGTGCCAGCCCCAAATTATAAGAAGCCATAGCTGTTGTATCCTGAGAAAATTGTTCAATAGCCAAACTGTAATTGCCGTCTTTGTAATAAGCACTACCCTTTCTTATTGATTCGGTATATTTTGTTGCTGCATCATTAAATTCCCCTTCTTCCTCACGCATTTGTCCCTGATAATCTTTTGTATACCAAAGGTCATCGAATGTTTCAATGTCGTTGCACGAAGAGAAAAACAATAGAATTACCGGTAAAAGTGAGAATCCTTTTCTAAACCAAAATAAACTTAAAATCAAAATAACCGGCATTAATAATATTCCTGAATCCTGCCAGTCTTCTTCGTTTTTTTCGTCTTTCAAAAATTCTTTCTGAGCTTTTACCTTTTCGGCAATAAGTTTCACATCGGTATTATCCAAAACCATAGGTACTACATCGCAATTTTCAATAGAACTAATGTTTTTTATTACGGAGGCATTTAATTTTGAATGAACCGGTTCCCCTTTTATATCTTTCAAGGTTCCTTTGCCACGGAATGCCGGAACATTTGCACCCGCTATTGTAGCTAAAGGCATAAGGAAAAAATTGTGCTTTTCATTTGAACAGAACTCCCGGATTGCATTGTAATCATTATTTCCGGGTGAATCGGTCAGAACAAACAAACTCAATGGTGAATCGCCGGGAGTAATAGAATCGGCCAACTCAATTGCTAAAGGTAAATTTGAACCTTTTACATAGAGTATTTTTGGTGAAAGTGGATTGAGATACTCCTCAATGATTGAATAGTCGTTCGTAGCCGGAACCACCAAATGCGCCGTTCCTTCATACACAATCAGTCCGGTGCTCGAATGCGGATTCTCCTTGAATAAATCTTTAATCTTGAACTTGGCTCTTTCCAATCGGTTCGGTTGCAAATCCTTGGCAAGCATCGACTGGGAAATATCAAGCACTATGTAGAAAACCGATTTGGTTTTAGTGCCCGGTTTTTCTATCATTTTCCAACTCGGTCCCGACATTGCTATAATCAGAATTGAAAAAAACAATACAAACAAAAACCTGTTTAACCATATATTTTTATCGTTGTGATTAACTATTACAAATTGACGAAGATGTGTTGCTATATTTTCCTGCCATTTGTGTTCTTTGTTTTTTACAAAAATCATCAATACTAAAATCACAACGAAGGGCACAAATGCCCATAGCCATTCCGGTCTCAAAAAATGAAACTCTTCCCAGTTGATATTTAATAGTTCTTTGTATTCCATCTCGCAAAGGCGCAAAGACGCAAAGCGTTCAGCTATAAATTATTGACAATTCTGGTTATTCCGTTTTTAATTAATTTTTCATTAAAATTAATTAGTAGTATATCTACTTATATTTTTGGTATCTCATTTTCCGTCATATCTTAAATCTCTTTGAGTCTCGACGGCTTTGCGAGCTATTTTATAACACTTTTAACAAGCCTCACAAACACAGCAAACAAATAATAAACTACTCCCAGCAAATATGCTATACCAAGAGGGTAGAAATAAAGCAAAGTAACAGGTTTATAACTTTCCTCCTCGTATTCCATTGGTTCGTATTTATTAAGTGTTTCTGTTATTTTTTGCAATGAATTTTCATCATCAGCTTTAAAATACTCTCCTCCACTTATAGAAGCTATTTCTTTCAATGTATTCTCGTCAAGCTCATAAGAACCTGCTCCTTTTTGTCCAATCCCCAAAGTATAAATTGTGATTGAATCTTTCTTGGCAATAGCAGCGGCATCCAGTGGAAGTATATCGCTTCCGCTGTCAACACCATCGGTCATTACCAGCATTACTTTGTACTTAATACTGTCTTTTTCAAACATTTCTATACCTTTGGCTATAGCATTTCCTATCGAAGTCATTTGTCCTGCCATGCCTACTGCTACATCATCCATCATACTGTTTACCAAATTCAAATCGGTAGTAAACGGTGCCTGCGTATAAGCCTGCGAACCAAAAAACACCAACCCCATCCTGTCTCCTTCACGCGTGTCTACAAAATCGTGAAGAACATCCTTTACACCATCCCATCGACTAACCTTACCATTATCTGTTGGCCAGTCTTTTTCGTCCATACTCAGGGACAAATCGGCAACTATTAGGAAATTTCGCGAATTTTTCACTTTTTTCTCCGGAATACCTACCAACTGTGGCGACGAAAATGCCAACAGTAATAAAGCCCAGATAACTATCAAAAAAATCCACTTATACCACTTATTACCCTGTGATTTGTTCAAAGAGATTTCTTTTGAATCTAATAATCTCTTAATATTTGAATATGCCGGAGAAAAAAGTGCCTTTTTATTACTTCTTATAGCGGGTATAATAAGCCATACCAATATTGGAATAGGAAATAAGTAGAATACCCATATATGCTGTATTTCTACCGATGATAATGATATGTCAAATAATTCTTCCAAATTTATCTATGCCCATTTATCCATTTAACAGCATTGGCAATAAAGCTATCTAACTCCCGCTTGTCCACCTCCCCATTACTATAAACAACTTCAAATATTTCTTTATCGAATTTTACTATCGATTTTGAATTCAAAAAATCAGCCCAATTATCAGTACTAAGCCTGGCAACAATATCCCGTCCAAAAGTATGCATAGCAACAATTTTTAATATTTCATTTACTTCTGCTACAGACTTTTGATCTTTCCGGTTTGCAATAAGCTTAACAGCATCCCTTCTGTATTTATTTTTCCTCCAATTAGAATATATTTTATAAATAACAATGAGTATTACAACAGTTACTACTCCATAAACAATATACCAACCCGGAGTTGTGTAGGTCATCTCCAGTTTGTCAGGCTCAATAAGGTTGCCAATATCTTTTATGTCTGATGTTTGTAAAATCATTTTACTGGTTACTGGTTACTGGTTACTGGTTACTGGTTACTGGTTACTGGTTACTGGTTACTGGTTACTGGTTACTATGCTTGTCGAAGGACTGATTACAATCTATGAACTATCACCTCTTTCTTCTTTTATCTTTCTTCTTTTATCTTTCCTCTTTTATCTTTCTTCTTTACCCATACAAACTCACAACCCCAACTGCGTCCTAATTTGCTCTTCAACCGGTGTTTCTGTTTCAATTAAAAAAACAGGGATTTTATATGCATTTAATTCTTCAATAAACTCCTTCTGTTTGCTTTCGAATTCTGTTTTTATGGTATTCTGCGTGTTTTTGTCCTTTCCGTTGATTTCTATCTGATTTTCACCATCACTTATTGCTATTCTTTCCCCGGGAATTTGCATCTCAAGTTCATCGTATATTTTAAAAACTATAACATTGTTGTGCAAAGAAGCTGTTACCAGGGTTTGCAAGACACGCGAATCATATCTTTTAAAATCAGAAATAACAACCATAGTATAATCGTGCGACACCAGGCTGTGCAATTGTTCAAAAACCTTATTTCTGGTTTCTTCGATACTTTTTTCAGATGATATTTCGGCTAGCAGGTTGTTTTTCTCAACTACTTTTTCCAAAAAGTGTAACATCGATTTTTTATCGCGTTTTGGTTTAATCATCTCCACAGAATCATCGTTGAATACAATTCCCCCCACACGATCGCCATCTCCCGAAATTTTGTAAGCCATAATTGCTGCTATTTGTGCTGCACATACCGATTTCATATTTCTTTTAGAACCAAAAAACATTGACTTTGACAAATCAACAACTATCACTGCAGGATGTTCCTTTTCTTCCTGAAATACTTTAGTGTGGGTTTTCTGTAATCTGGCAGTTACTTTCCAGTCGATATTACGAATATCATCGCCTTTCACATAAGCTCTCGATTCTTCAAAATCCATACCTCGTCCCCTAAGTCTGGATGCATGACGACCTGCCATAATAGAATTTACTTTGGCGTTTTTTCTTAGATGAATATTACGTGCCACATAGCTGTAATAAACCAGGTCTTCTATTGTTAAGAAAACTCCCTTAGTATCTGATATGGCCTTTAGTGGTTTCATACTTTGTTGTTTGAAGTTTGAAGTTTGAGCTTCGGCATTGTAAAACAACAAACTCCGAACCTCAAACAATACTGTCCTAAAATGCCTGATTAAAGTTAAAATAGAAAC is a genomic window containing:
- a CDS encoding GIY-YIG nuclease family protein, which gives rise to MQLSYIYILTNDRETVLYIGVTSNLAKRLS
- a CDS encoding DUF58 domain-containing protein; protein product: MKPLKAISDTKGVFLTIEDLVYYSYVARNIHLRKNAKVNSIMAGRHASRLRGRGMDFEESRAYVKGDDIRNIDWKVTARLQKTHTKVFQEEKEHPAVIVVDLSKSMFFGSKRNMKSVCAAQIAAIMAYKISGDGDRVGGIVFNDDSVEMIKPKRDKKSMLHFLEKVVEKNNLLAEISSEKSIEETRNKVFEQLHSLVSHDYTMVVISDFKRYDSRVLQTLVTASLHNNVIVFKIYDELEMQIPGERIAISDGENQIEINGKDKNTQNTIKTEFESKQKEFIEELNAYKIPVFLIETETPVEEQIRTQLGL
- a CDS encoding BatD family protein, whose amino-acid sequence is MKKIIYILTILSFFVTNIDAQSTFATVSVSPKKVYVGQGVKVTIKVYTSTWFTEGVKFEELKIDGAFLVPYQRNTAISTNVKNKKYSGVEFFFLLFPYKNGEIEFPELTVNVVTPPDGGYKGQKRRIKTRSIKINVADIPQEAKEHEWNMTANSISVSEKWNKPLNNLTTGDVIIRSVSVRANGTLPNFIPEFKQDSLDFASVYPDDFTTYENKKTENIYGSRTDKIKYLLTEEGEFTFPEIRFYFFNPRTKKIAFKYLKARKIKVELNKDLAYAQSVQDSLDAFLKSQIQPVEVEEEKEFLILGLKPWQFVLILLVVILFLFRIIKLGAKIYKKQEERKLIRRKSEEYLFKTLENASQKKIKIFYTVFNNWKMSYGVDEFNKLLLNNPELSKQFNILQKRNYMSDESGVSPKEFVAVLKKARVKSGDVLRNEFSLNPK
- a CDS encoding VWA domain-containing protein; the encoded protein is MEYKELLNINWEEFHFLRPEWLWAFVPFVVILVLMIFVKNKEHKWQENIATHLRQFVIVNHNDKNIWLNRFLFVLFFSILIIAMSGPSWKMIEKPGTKTKSVFYIVLDISQSMLAKDLQPNRLERAKFKIKDLFKENPHSSTGLIVYEGTAHLVVPATNDYSIIEEYLNPLSPKILYVKGSNLPLAIELADSITPGDSPLSLFVLTDSPGNNDYNAIREFCSNEKHNFFLMPLATIAGANVPAFRGKGTLKDIKGEPVHSKLNASVIKNISSIENCDVVPMVLDNTDVKLIAEKVKAQKEFLKDEKNEEDWQDSGILLMPVILILSLFWFRKGFSLLPVILLFFSSCNDIETFDDLWYTKDYQGQMREEEGEFNDAATKYTESIRKGSAYYKDGNYSLAIEQFSQDTTAMASYNLGLAHMQAGNYNEALMAFETAYAKDSTLTMAKDSEKLLQNWMNDNLPKARLDSLKKINEKGRGKPKNKDESLDDANQEVKEKPKDMENRLSDETESNIRKAKESEDMPMEIDNKKKQNQDARKMLIRKISADPETFLKRKFQYQQRKYYKNVDQGEEIW
- a CDS encoding M48 family metalloprotease, which translates into the protein MIKRVINVLIFVFCLISETPLNGQSIELDSYLGEENSKMVEAQMGIYDNESMNIYLNKLGNKLVSHLKEPLFEYQFHLVPDIAPNAFALPGGYIYVTTGLIPLLENEDELACILAHEIIHSNNRHSVRQLKKKILPSLLEIPGELLGVINRDLGELFNAPIKTSNSLLFASYSRKYETEADNEGIVLAASAGYNPYRLTEILSRMSSAIEEATGYKEEESYFADHPYTPDRNNNIKKHAAQIKVNYTKPVSSDFLHEFDGVLFGIDPSKGVIRGNEFLHPDLNFYVNFPTRWNIENQPSNIGAFSADGKAAVFFSLERQGLSPKDAGMEFVDKIDDKYRSYLTDNKNVEISGRKGYLVSFSEKSKKDNMYAYVLWLPLDDKVFKIIGIAPLEYKKELEASAASLRNLTSSEKESIKQYVVKIEKARENETISSLSKRTTNKLNDNLTAIINEKTIDEVLKKGELIKVVYEKGYLGK
- a CDS encoding DUF4381 domain-containing protein, which produces MILQTSDIKDIGNLIEPDKLEMTYTTPGWYIVYGVVTVVILIVIYKIYSNWRKNKYRRDAVKLIANRKDQKSVAEVNEILKIVAMHTFGRDIVARLSTDNWADFLNSKSIVKFDKEIFEVVYSNGEVDKRELDSFIANAVKWINGHR
- a CDS encoding VWA domain-containing protein produces the protein MEELFDISLSSVEIQHIWVFYLFPIPILVWLIIPAIRSNKKALFSPAYSNIKRLLDSKEISLNKSQGNKWYKWIFLIVIWALLLLAFSSPQLVGIPEKKVKNSRNFLIVADLSLSMDEKDWPTDNGKVSRWDGVKDVLHDFVDTREGDRMGLVFFGSQAYTQAPFTTDLNLVNSMMDDVAVGMAGQMTSIGNAIAKGIEMFEKDSIKYKVMLVMTDGVDSGSDILPLDAAAIAKKDSITIYTLGIGQKGAGSYELDENTLKEIASISGGEYFKADDENSLQKITETLNKYEPMEYEEESYKPVTLLYFYPLGIAYLLGVVYYLFAVFVRLVKSVIK